A single genomic interval of Mycolicibacterium holsaticum DSM 44478 = JCM 12374 harbors:
- a CDS encoding DNA polymerase IV: MKRWVLHVDLDQFQAAVEVRRRPELDGLPIIVGGNGIPHEPRKVVTCASYPARKFGVHAGMPLRTAARKCPDATFLPLDTDAYDAASEEVMGLLRDFGHPVEVWGWDEAYVGADLDDAADAVELAARIRETVAAETGLSCSVGISDNKQRAKVATGFGKPAGVFVLTDENWMAVMGDREVDALWGVGPKTTKRLATMGISTVADLAATDATRLTSTFGPTTGLWILLLAKGGGDTDVSATPWVPRSRSHVVTFPADLTERAEMNSAVIDLAQQTLTEVVEQDRVVTRVAVTVRTKTFYTRSKIRKLPAPTVDAQTITATALDLLDQFELDRPVRLLGVRLELAPPEGGY; the protein is encoded by the coding sequence ATGAAGCGCTGGGTCCTGCACGTCGATCTCGACCAGTTCCAGGCGGCCGTCGAAGTGCGCCGTCGCCCCGAACTCGACGGCCTGCCGATCATCGTCGGCGGCAACGGCATTCCCCACGAACCCCGCAAGGTCGTCACGTGCGCCTCGTATCCGGCGCGTAAGTTCGGGGTGCACGCGGGCATGCCGCTGCGCACCGCGGCCCGCAAGTGTCCCGATGCGACGTTCTTGCCGCTGGACACCGACGCCTACGACGCGGCCTCCGAGGAGGTCATGGGGCTGCTGCGCGACTTCGGCCACCCGGTGGAGGTCTGGGGCTGGGACGAGGCGTACGTCGGGGCCGATCTCGACGACGCTGCCGACGCCGTCGAACTGGCCGCACGGATCCGCGAGACCGTCGCCGCCGAGACGGGCCTGTCGTGTTCGGTCGGCATCAGCGACAACAAGCAGCGCGCCAAGGTCGCGACCGGTTTCGGCAAGCCCGCAGGCGTTTTCGTGCTCACCGACGAGAACTGGATGGCGGTGATGGGCGACCGTGAGGTCGACGCGTTGTGGGGCGTCGGCCCCAAGACCACCAAAAGGCTTGCCACCATGGGTATCAGCACCGTCGCCGACCTGGCCGCCACCGACGCCACCAGGCTGACCTCGACGTTCGGGCCGACCACCGGGCTGTGGATCCTGCTGCTGGCCAAGGGTGGCGGCGATACCGACGTCAGCGCGACACCGTGGGTGCCGCGCTCGCGCAGCCACGTCGTCACCTTTCCCGCCGATCTCACCGAGCGCGCCGAAATGAACTCCGCCGTCATCGATCTGGCGCAGCAGACGCTGACCGAGGTCGTCGAGCAGGACCGCGTCGTCACCCGGGTGGCGGTGACGGTGCGGACCAAAACCTTCTACACCCGAAGCAAGATCCGAAAGCTGCCCGCTCCGACCGTCGATGCGCAGACCATCACCGCGACCGCACTTGACCTGCTCGACCAGTTCGAACTGGACCGGCCCGTGCGCCTGCTGGGCGTGCGGCTGGAACTCGCACCGCCGGAAGGTGGGTACTGA
- a CDS encoding AAA family ATPase, with protein MLRTVAIRGYRSLRDIVLPLAPLTVVTGANGTGKSSLYRALRLLADCGRGEVIGSLAREGGLESVLWAGPEQLGGARRTGRVEGTTRSGPVSLELGFASDDFGYLVDLGLPQMAGHNSLFARDPEIKREAVFVGPVMRTSSTLVRRTRDYAEASAESGRGFDKLSQALPPYRSVLAEYAHPGTHPELAAVRDRLRDWRFYDGFRVDAAAPSRQRQVGTRTPVLCDDGRDLAAAIQTIIEAGFDDLQRAVADAFDGAAVSVAVHDGLFDLQLHQPGMLRPLRATELSDGTLRFLLWAAALSSPRPPSLMVLNEPETSLHPELVRPLASLIRAAATTTQVVVVTHSKALLQFLDTVAVADADNDASAVEIGLYKDLGETRVDGLGLLSAPRWDWGRR; from the coding sequence ATGCTGCGCACAGTCGCGATCCGCGGCTACCGGTCGCTTCGCGACATCGTGTTGCCGTTGGCCCCGCTCACCGTGGTCACCGGCGCCAACGGCACCGGCAAGTCCTCGCTGTACCGGGCGCTTCGGCTGCTGGCCGACTGTGGGCGCGGTGAGGTGATCGGATCGCTGGCCCGCGAGGGCGGCCTGGAATCGGTGCTGTGGGCGGGCCCCGAACAGCTCGGCGGTGCACGGCGGACCGGCCGCGTCGAGGGCACCACCCGCTCCGGCCCCGTCTCGCTGGAGCTCGGCTTCGCCTCCGACGATTTCGGCTACCTGGTCGACCTCGGACTGCCCCAGATGGCCGGGCACAATTCGCTTTTCGCGCGTGACCCCGAGATCAAACGCGAGGCGGTGTTCGTCGGCCCGGTGATGCGCACCAGCTCGACACTCGTGCGCCGCACGCGCGACTACGCCGAGGCGAGCGCGGAATCAGGCCGGGGGTTCGACAAGCTGTCCCAGGCGCTCCCGCCCTACCGCAGCGTGCTCGCCGAGTACGCCCACCCCGGCACGCATCCAGAACTCGCCGCGGTACGCGATCGCCTTCGCGACTGGCGGTTCTACGACGGTTTTCGGGTGGACGCAGCCGCGCCGTCACGACAGCGTCAGGTCGGTACCCGCACGCCCGTGCTCTGCGATGACGGCAGGGACCTGGCTGCGGCAATCCAGACGATTATCGAGGCAGGCTTCGACGATCTGCAGCGCGCTGTCGCGGACGCCTTCGACGGGGCGGCGGTGTCGGTGGCCGTGCACGACGGGCTTTTCGATCTGCAGCTTCACCAGCCCGGCATGTTGCGGCCCCTGCGCGCAACCGAGTTATCCGATGGCACACTGCGATTCCTGCTGTGGGCCGCCGCGCTGTCGAGCCCGAGGCCACCGTCGCTCATGGTGCTCAACGAACCGGAGACCTCGCTGCACCCCGAACTGGTGCGCCCGTTGGCGTCGTTGATCCGTGCGGCCGCGACCACCACGCAGGTCGTCGTCGTCACGCATTCCAAAGCGCTGCTGCAGTTCCTCGATACCGTGGCCGTCGCAGACGCCGACAACGACGCGTCCGCCGTCGAGATCGGCCTGTACAAAGACCTCGGCGAGACACGTGTCGACGGGCTGGGCCTGCTCAGCGCCCCGCGCTGGGACTGGGGCCGTCGCTAG
- a CDS encoding SDR family oxidoreductase: MAQRGGFTGKRCFLTGAASGIGRATALKLAAEGAELYLTDRDADGLETTVADATALGGHVAEYRALDISDYDAVAAFAADIHAAHPAMDVVMNIAGVSAWGTVSTLTHQHWKSMVDINLMGPIHVIEEFVPPMVAAGKGGHLVNVSSAAGLVALPWHAAYSASKYGLRGLSEVLRFDLARHRIGVSVVVPGAVKTPLVQTVQIAGVDRDDPRVKKWTDRFSGHAVSPEHAADRIVKGVRRNRFLIYTSADIRALYLFKRVAWWPYTVAMRQANVLFTRALRPGARRR, from the coding sequence ATGGCGCAGCGAGGCGGTTTCACCGGGAAGCGTTGTTTTCTCACCGGGGCCGCCAGCGGCATCGGCCGTGCGACCGCGCTGAAACTGGCCGCCGAGGGCGCCGAGCTCTACCTCACCGACCGTGACGCCGACGGCCTGGAGACGACGGTGGCAGACGCAACGGCGCTCGGCGGCCACGTGGCCGAGTACCGGGCCCTGGACATCTCCGACTACGACGCGGTGGCGGCCTTCGCCGCCGATATCCACGCCGCGCACCCCGCGATGGACGTGGTGATGAACATCGCCGGGGTGTCGGCGTGGGGCACCGTGTCGACGCTGACCCATCAGCATTGGAAGTCGATGGTCGACATCAACCTGATGGGTCCCATTCACGTCATCGAGGAGTTCGTTCCGCCGATGGTCGCGGCGGGCAAGGGCGGGCACCTGGTCAACGTGTCGTCGGCGGCCGGGCTGGTGGCGTTGCCGTGGCACGCGGCCTACAGCGCAAGCAAATACGGGCTTCGTGGACTGTCCGAGGTACTGCGGTTCGACCTCGCCCGGCACCGCATCGGGGTCTCGGTCGTGGTACCCGGCGCGGTGAAAACCCCTCTGGTGCAGACGGTTCAGATCGCCGGCGTCGACCGCGACGATCCCCGCGTCAAGAAGTGGACCGACAGGTTCAGTGGGCACGCGGTGTCACCGGAACACGCCGCGGACAGGATCGTCAAGGGCGTGCGCCGCAACCGGTTCCTGATCTACACCTCGGCCGACATCCGGGCGCTGTATCTGTTCAAGCGGGTGGCCTGGTGGCCCTACACCGTCGCGATGCGACAGGCCAACGTCTTGTTCACCCGCGCGCTGCGGCCCGGCGCCCGCCGCCGCTAG
- a CDS encoding TetR/AcrR family transcriptional regulator, whose product MTAEVRQTRRSRGDRQRDAIVGAVRELLQERSFADLSVSTISERAGVARSGFYFYFDSKYAVLAVILADAGEELAKLTHNFAPREPGESLSDYAKRMVGSAAAVYATNDPIMHACAVARNTDAQIREMMDDFADGIIDKIVSLVEQDADARPISDDLPALVRTLAATTTMTLTHDSAFIGRGRDPARAIEVVERLWLYGLWGGSHLREDSPDR is encoded by the coding sequence ATGACGGCCGAAGTACGGCAGACACGCCGCAGTCGCGGTGATCGCCAGCGCGATGCGATCGTCGGCGCGGTACGAGAACTGCTTCAGGAAAGATCCTTCGCCGACCTGTCGGTGAGCACGATCAGCGAGCGCGCCGGGGTGGCCCGGTCGGGCTTCTACTTCTATTTCGACTCCAAGTACGCGGTGCTCGCGGTGATCCTCGCCGATGCCGGCGAAGAACTCGCCAAGCTCACCCACAACTTCGCGCCCCGGGAACCCGGTGAGTCGCTCTCCGATTACGCCAAGCGGATGGTCGGCAGCGCCGCGGCGGTCTATGCGACCAACGACCCGATCATGCATGCGTGCGCGGTGGCCAGGAACACCGACGCACAGATCCGGGAAATGATGGACGATTTCGCCGACGGCATCATCGACAAGATCGTCAGCCTGGTGGAGCAGGACGCCGACGCCCGCCCGATCTCCGACGACCTGCCCGCGCTGGTGCGCACCCTGGCGGCGACGACGACGATGACGCTGACCCACGACAGCGCGTTCATCGGCCGCGGGCGCGACCCCGCGCGGGCCATCGAGGTCGTCGAGCGGTTGTGGCTGTACGGGTTGTGGGGCGGCTCGCACCTACGCGAGGACTCGCCCGACCGGTAG
- a CDS encoding cytochrome P450 has product MPTISTKDYLLDQAKRRFTPTLNNLPLGPIERRLNEREWPQFVLAEPPAGSGLKPVMGDSGLPVLGHIVEAFRGGPDYVLQIYRKYGPVHYSHSPALSSVSALGPDATQAVFSNKNKDYSQKGWHPVIGPFFNRGLMMLDFEEHMFHRRIMQEAFTRTRLTGYVEHIDKVASKVVANDWVANDARFLLHPALKELTLDIASVVFMGHEPGTDQDLVTKVNEAFTITTRAGGAIIRTSIPPFKWWQGLRARKVLEDYFEERVKERRSSGGTDMLSVLCHTEDEDGNSFSDEDIVNHMIFLMMAAHDTSTSTLTTMGYHLAANPEWQERCRDESARLGDGPLDIEALEKLETLDLVINESLRMVTPLPFNVRQAVRDTDLLGYYIPAGTNVVTWPGMNHRLPELWTNPEKFDPDRFAEPRAEHKKHRYAFAPFGGGAHKCIGMVFGQLEIKTVMHRLLRKYRLELPRPGYQPRYDYAGMPVPMDGMPIVLRPLN; this is encoded by the coding sequence ATGCCGACCATCAGCACCAAGGACTATCTGCTCGATCAGGCCAAACGACGGTTCACCCCGACGTTGAACAACCTGCCGCTCGGCCCGATCGAGCGCCGGTTGAACGAGCGGGAGTGGCCGCAGTTCGTGCTGGCGGAGCCGCCGGCGGGTAGCGGGCTCAAACCCGTCATGGGCGATTCCGGACTGCCGGTCCTCGGGCACATCGTGGAGGCGTTCCGCGGCGGACCCGACTATGTGCTGCAGATTTACCGCAAGTACGGCCCGGTGCACTACTCGCACTCGCCCGCACTGTCGTCGGTGTCGGCGCTGGGACCCGACGCCACGCAGGCCGTCTTCTCGAACAAGAACAAGGACTACTCGCAGAAGGGCTGGCACCCGGTCATCGGCCCGTTCTTCAACCGCGGCCTGATGATGCTCGACTTCGAAGAGCACATGTTCCACCGGCGGATCATGCAGGAGGCGTTCACGCGCACCCGCTTGACCGGCTACGTCGAGCACATCGACAAGGTGGCGTCGAAGGTGGTGGCCAACGATTGGGTGGCCAACGACGCGCGGTTCCTACTGCATCCGGCGCTCAAGGAACTCACGCTCGACATCGCCTCGGTGGTGTTCATGGGCCATGAGCCCGGCACCGACCAGGACCTGGTCACCAAGGTCAACGAGGCGTTCACCATCACCACCCGCGCCGGCGGCGCGATCATCCGCACCAGCATTCCGCCGTTCAAGTGGTGGCAGGGGCTGCGGGCCCGCAAGGTGCTCGAGGACTACTTCGAGGAGCGGGTCAAGGAGCGCCGTAGCTCCGGGGGCACCGACATGCTCTCGGTGCTGTGCCACACCGAGGATGAGGACGGCAACAGCTTCAGCGACGAGGACATCGTCAACCACATGATCTTCTTGATGATGGCCGCCCACGACACCTCGACGTCGACGCTGACCACCATGGGCTACCACCTGGCCGCCAACCCGGAGTGGCAGGAGCGGTGCCGCGACGAGTCCGCGCGGCTCGGGGACGGCCCGCTGGACATCGAGGCGCTGGAGAAGCTGGAGACCCTCGACCTGGTGATCAACGAATCGCTGCGGATGGTCACCCCGCTGCCGTTCAACGTCCGCCAAGCGGTCCGCGACACCGACCTGCTGGGGTACTACATCCCGGCAGGCACCAACGTCGTGACGTGGCCCGGCATGAACCACCGGCTGCCGGAGCTGTGGACGAACCCCGAAAAGTTCGATCCCGACCGCTTCGCCGAGCCGCGGGCCGAGCACAAGAAGCACCGGTACGCGTTCGCGCCGTTCGGCGGCGGTGCGCACAAGTGCATCGGCATGGTGTTCGGCCAGCTGGAGATCAAGACCGTGATGCACCGGCTGCTACGCAAGTACCGCCTCGAGCTGCCCCGGCCGGGCTACCAGCCGCGCTACGACTACGCCGGCATGCCCGTGCCGATGGACGGCATGCCGATCGTGTTGCGCCCGCTGAACTAG
- a CDS encoding homocitrate synthase codes for MSFAVTTRPARTAAARFQCPLPRGLREEADAMPFESFLAEYSPSAGPLRLANWSCADGNRRATRIGPQARTYQATLAIGDQTSTSSAAASGPVAALTAMLYDHGIAVETTAFHQVPAGGRTATFIQGSNGARSEWAMGLSDDPTRSALDAVIACANRLLTSA; via the coding sequence ATGTCCTTCGCAGTCACCACACGACCTGCCCGTACCGCGGCGGCGCGCTTTCAGTGCCCGTTGCCCCGCGGCCTACGTGAGGAGGCAGACGCGATGCCGTTCGAGTCGTTTCTCGCCGAGTACTCGCCCAGCGCGGGACCGCTGCGGCTAGCCAACTGGTCGTGCGCGGACGGTAACCGTCGCGCCACCCGGATCGGCCCCCAGGCGCGCACCTACCAGGCGACCCTGGCCATCGGCGACCAGACCAGCACGTCGTCGGCGGCGGCCTCAGGCCCGGTTGCGGCACTGACGGCGATGCTCTACGACCACGGCATCGCGGTCGAGACGACGGCGTTTCACCAGGTCCCCGCGGGTGGGCGCACCGCGACGTTCATCCAGGGCTCCAACGGCGCCCGCTCAGAGTGGGCGATGGGCTTGTCGGATGACCCGACACGGTCGGCGCTGGACGCGGTGATCGCGTGCGCCAACCGGCTGCTGACGTCCGCGTGA
- a CDS encoding sulfite exporter TauE/SafE family protein: MNWALLFAAGVVGGLTGSIAGLASVATYPALLVAGLPPVTANVTNTVALVFNGVGSVLGSRPELRGQGPWLMRITPVAALAGAVGAVLLLSTPPEGFERLVPVLLGLASLAILLPRGDKPEQSRADGRRRAGRVILEAAAIFLIAIYGGYFGAAAGVLLLALLLRIGHASLARANASKNFLLGVANLVAAVVFALVAPVQWWAVVPLGLGCLIGSRLGPVVVRHAPAGPLRVLIGVAGLAVAVKLAFDTYG, translated from the coding sequence ATGAACTGGGCGTTGCTATTCGCGGCGGGTGTGGTCGGCGGGCTCACCGGCAGCATCGCGGGACTCGCGTCGGTAGCCACCTACCCGGCGCTACTTGTCGCGGGATTGCCCCCGGTGACCGCCAACGTGACCAACACGGTGGCGTTGGTGTTCAACGGCGTCGGTTCGGTGCTGGGTTCGCGGCCGGAGTTGCGGGGTCAGGGTCCGTGGCTGATGCGGATCACCCCGGTCGCTGCACTGGCGGGCGCGGTCGGGGCGGTGCTGTTGTTGTCGACGCCGCCGGAGGGCTTCGAGCGCCTGGTGCCGGTGCTGCTGGGGCTGGCGTCGCTGGCGATCCTGTTGCCGCGCGGCGATAAGCCCGAACAGAGCAGAGCAGATGGGCGACGTCGCGCGGGCAGGGTGATCCTGGAGGCCGCGGCGATCTTCCTGATCGCCATCTACGGCGGCTATTTCGGCGCGGCGGCGGGTGTGCTGCTGCTGGCGTTGCTGCTGCGGATCGGCCACGCCAGCCTGGCACGCGCCAACGCCAGCAAGAACTTCCTGCTCGGCGTCGCCAACCTCGTCGCGGCCGTGGTGTTCGCGCTCGTCGCGCCCGTGCAGTGGTGGGCGGTCGTACCGCTGGGGCTTGGCTGCCTCATCGGCTCCCGGCTGGGGCCCGTCGTGGTCCGCCACGCCCCCGCCGGGCCGCTGCGCGTGCTCATCGGCGTGGCCGGTCTGGCGGTGGCCGTCAAGCTGGCCTTCGACACCTACGGCTGA
- a CDS encoding phosphotransferase family protein: protein MSDAVQQLPTLTDDDQKALQRWVRQQRLGAKVTDVEPLTGGTQNIVVRIRVDGRPMVLRRPPLHPRPTSDKTMLREIAALRTLAGTNVPHPGFIAGCDDLDVLGVVFYLMEEVDGFNPGSEVDDAYVRDPDMRHQVGLSYAASLAQLGNVAWEGSPLAELKRPGSFLQRQVPQFLRLLESYRHDRYDPASLAVGELAEWLETNRPPDGQPGILHGDPHLSNVLLRRDKPELAAFVDWEMCTIGDPLLDLGWMLICWPLETNTITAGAALAALGGLASRRELLDAYLDAGGRETSRLDWYVAMACFKLGVVIEGTWSRFLIGQASREAGERLHANAQNLIDIGTRVAKGDSPFGV, encoded by the coding sequence ATGTCCGACGCCGTACAACAGCTACCCACCCTGACCGACGACGACCAGAAGGCGCTGCAACGCTGGGTGCGACAACAGCGCCTGGGTGCGAAGGTCACCGACGTCGAACCGCTGACCGGCGGCACCCAGAACATCGTCGTACGCATCCGGGTCGACGGACGGCCGATGGTGTTGCGCCGGCCGCCGCTGCACCCGCGCCCGACCAGCGACAAGACGATGCTGCGCGAGATCGCCGCGCTTCGCACGCTGGCAGGTACCAACGTCCCGCACCCCGGGTTCATCGCCGGCTGCGACGACCTCGACGTGCTCGGGGTGGTCTTCTACCTGATGGAGGAGGTCGACGGCTTCAACCCCGGCAGCGAGGTCGACGACGCCTACGTCCGCGACCCGGACATGCGCCACCAGGTCGGGCTCTCCTACGCGGCCAGCCTGGCCCAACTGGGCAACGTGGCGTGGGAGGGCAGCCCGCTGGCCGAACTCAAACGCCCAGGTTCCTTCCTGCAGCGCCAGGTTCCGCAGTTTCTGCGGCTGCTGGAAAGCTATCGGCACGACCGGTACGACCCCGCATCGCTGGCCGTCGGCGAACTGGCCGAGTGGCTGGAGACCAACCGTCCACCCGACGGGCAGCCCGGGATCCTGCACGGGGACCCGCATCTGAGCAATGTGCTGCTTCGCCGCGACAAACCGGAACTGGCGGCGTTCGTCGACTGGGAGATGTGCACGATCGGCGACCCGCTGCTGGACCTCGGGTGGATGCTGATCTGCTGGCCGCTGGAGACCAATACGATCACCGCGGGCGCCGCGCTGGCCGCGCTCGGCGGGCTGGCGAGCCGTCGCGAGCTGCTGGACGCTTATCTCGACGCCGGGGGTCGCGAAACCTCAAGGCTGGATTGGTATGTCGCGATGGCGTGCTTCAAACTCGGCGTCGTGATCGAAGGCACCTGGTCGCGATTTTTGATCGGGCAGGCCAGCCGGGAGGCGGGGGAGCGGTTGCATGCCAACGCGCAGAACCTGATCGACATCGGTACCCGCGTGGCCAAGGGCGACAGTCCGTTCGGGGTCTGA
- a CDS encoding class I SAM-dependent methyltransferase: MNNPATAVDDGQIAATHRVMWASGNYPKLAAELVTPLGPVLVDAAGIGPGDRVLDVAAGTGNAAIPAALRGARVVASDLSPELLEAGAALAAERGATLEWREANAHELPFADAEFDVVMSCIGVMFAPFHQRAADELIRVCKPGGRIALLSWTPEGQIGELFATMKPYVAPPPPGAQPPPLWGDDEHVRALLGDRVTDVVTERRALTVEHFGNGAAFRDYFRSTYGPTIAAYRNIEDDPDRVAELDAALARIGDGFLHGGSTMEWEYLLLTARRA; the protein is encoded by the coding sequence ATGAACAACCCTGCCACCGCCGTCGACGACGGTCAGATCGCCGCCACCCACCGGGTCATGTGGGCCTCCGGGAACTATCCGAAACTCGCGGCCGAGCTCGTGACACCGCTGGGCCCGGTCCTGGTGGATGCGGCCGGAATCGGCCCCGGTGACCGTGTCCTCGACGTCGCAGCGGGTACCGGCAACGCGGCGATCCCGGCCGCACTGCGCGGAGCGCGCGTCGTCGCCAGCGACCTGTCTCCCGAACTCCTGGAAGCCGGCGCTGCGCTGGCCGCCGAACGCGGCGCCACCCTCGAATGGCGCGAGGCCAACGCGCACGAATTGCCTTTCGCCGACGCCGAATTCGACGTGGTGATGTCATGCATCGGGGTGATGTTCGCCCCGTTTCACCAACGCGCCGCCGACGAGCTGATCCGGGTGTGCAAACCGGGCGGCAGGATCGCGCTGCTGAGCTGGACACCCGAAGGCCAGATCGGTGAACTGTTCGCCACGATGAAGCCCTACGTCGCACCGCCGCCGCCGGGCGCCCAGCCGCCACCGCTGTGGGGCGACGACGAGCACGTGCGCGCGCTGCTCGGCGACCGCGTCACCGACGTCGTCACCGAGCGACGCGCCCTGACCGTCGAACACTTCGGGAACGGCGCGGCGTTCCGGGACTACTTCCGGTCGACGTACGGGCCGACGATCGCGGCGTACCGCAACATCGAGGACGATCCGGACCGGGTCGCCGAACTCGACGCGGCGCTGGCCCGCATCGGTGACGGCTTCCTGCACGGCGGTTCGACGATGGAATGGGAGTATCTGCTGCTGACCGCGCGCAGGGCCTGA
- a CDS encoding winged helix-turn-helix transcriptional regulator: protein MPGYGQFCPVAKAMELLDERWTMLVVREMLLGSRHFNDLRRGVPKMSPALLSKRLKSLTRAGVVERADVDGRTTYTLTECGQELAEVVDALGAWGLRWISQLGEQDLDPHLLMWDMRRTIPIAEWPRQRTTLAFRLTGVASKAARWWLVVADGKADVCDFDPGYEVAGSVETSLRTLTQIWRGDVSWQQALLDGSVAVSGPAQVRRAVPKWIGQSLLSAVPRPA from the coding sequence ATGCCCGGATATGGCCAGTTCTGTCCCGTCGCCAAGGCGATGGAGCTGCTCGACGAGCGATGGACCATGCTCGTCGTGCGCGAGATGCTGCTCGGCAGCAGACACTTCAACGATCTGCGTCGCGGGGTGCCGAAGATGTCGCCGGCACTGCTGTCGAAACGGCTGAAGTCGCTGACGCGGGCCGGTGTGGTGGAACGCGCCGACGTCGACGGCCGCACCACCTACACCCTCACCGAATGCGGGCAGGAGCTCGCCGAGGTCGTGGACGCGCTCGGGGCGTGGGGCCTGCGTTGGATCAGCCAACTCGGCGAGCAGGACCTCGACCCACACCTGCTGATGTGGGACATGCGGCGCACCATCCCGATCGCCGAATGGCCGCGCCAGCGGACCACTTTGGCATTTCGGCTGACCGGTGTGGCATCGAAGGCCGCACGATGGTGGCTGGTGGTGGCCGACGGGAAGGCCGACGTGTGCGACTTCGATCCCGGCTACGAGGTGGCCGGCTCGGTCGAGACCAGCCTGCGCACCCTCACCCAGATCTGGCGCGGCGACGTGTCATGGCAGCAGGCGCTGCTCGACGGCAGCGTCGCGGTGTCCGGGCCGGCCCAGGTGCGCCGCGCCGTCCCGAAGTGGATCGGCCAGTCGCTGCTGTCGGCGGTCCCGCGACCGGCGTGA